ATATGAAAAGTCTAAATTATAATTTTTGAACACCTAACCTGTGTTTGATAcccatatataatatataactgTATGTATTGTTAATTTTTGATATGTTGTTACTCTTAACTTAAATTTTTCATGAATTATTGAAGGAAGTATGTATAGATATATTGGGTCATCCAAAAAGACTAAAAACAATAGAGAAAACCCTCTCAAACAACCTCTCCTCCAAGTCTTTGATcctcacacttttttcttctctctgcattcCTTGAAACCATGGTAACAGATGGGATAACCAATCTGCATTATAGTGGCTGCAGAGTAAAAGATTAGGCTTGTTACAGATTCTGATGCTAATATAGCACAATCCATAAAACATAATAACCTGGTAACTAATATTTGGAGAAGAAGAGTTTGCTGTTAATTGCTAGGTATAACAAATCAAATGGACTTCAACCTCTTATGCTCCTgtgtctttgtgttttttttgttcgCTTTTTAAGCAATTTTGTAATTTCAGCGTCCCTCTTATTTGTAACCATTAGTCTCTCAAAATTTAAACCTGCAGATTCTCACAGCCTAGACTCCAGTCGATATTCCATAATAGGAGGAGATCTCCGTTTCTCATCAGATCTGGAGGAAAAGCTAAAGAAACATAACCTGGATATACAgtaaggtgttttttgttttgtttttttgatgggGGCTTGTGGAAGCAGACTGTGGAAAGTCAGACTTGGACATACAGTATCTGCATCCAGTTATCATTATGCTATTTCCATGGTTACCTTTTTCTGAGCCCTTTGAGCAGAAGGAATTGTGCAGACACCTCCTGTAGCCTCACTGAACTGAGCAGGCTGTTATTGCAGTTACTGCTCGGTAGTCCAAGCCTGAAACAAGGGTGTTTCTTATGTAGTCCATTctgcaaaatgcattttcatcTTCCTGAAAAGATGAAGCATTAAAGAACTATGGGTTTCTTGGTCTTAAACTGCTGGAATGAATGAAGTCTGTGGGGTTTtcttttgtgtgggtttttttttttgtgaacgtGTTTCTAGTGGTTGCTTGTCTGTGATATACGTAGTCCTTGCAAGTTAAAGCTACTGCTGTAGGTCAGGCAGTTGTTAaggccttctcttttctttttaattgtctttTGTCCCATAGGGGATGAGTTCCCACAGCAGCCATTCTCTGCCTTAGAGCTCCTCAGAGGCAaggtttttcttctccatttcatgaatttaactcttttagAGATTTCTACCCCTTTGTCTAATTTGGTTGAAATTTAGCTAATAGAATCAAAGTTTAGAAGAGGGGGGATGTGGATGCATAGATGTATGTATACACAAAGCATGATTGCATAAGCTGTTCCTTTAGGAAAGTAAGCTAAAACCATTGTGGTCACTGCCCCTTTCCATTGAAAGAAGGGTGGCTATTTATAATCCAGTGCATTTTGAGCATCACTATCTAAAATAGAGATGATTTCCCCCTTTGTATCAAAAACTCGTAAGTTGCGCTTTTTCCTGAGTGGAATCTTCATTGGTTCAATGGCATTTTGTTAATGCTGACTGGATGGTACCTAGATAAGTGTACATCCCCCACCGCtattgtttttgggggggggggggtgagtcaAGATTTCTAGGAGCATAGCTGGTAAAATGAAAACTAATTCTGTCTATGTTAAATTATTTTAGAGTTTTAACTTTGCAATTAGTTTCTATTGTCTCTGCTTAAAACTAGACTTTTTTGGTAAAACAATTGTTATGGAGTCTCCTGAGAACTTAACTCTGGAATCTGTCTGGGCTTTTATTGTTCAAGTTTTAAGCGTCTGAGAGGGGCGCAGTGTAAGTTTTTAGAGTGGATGATGGACATACCTTTCAAATCTAAGATATATAAATAGCAGCTATCTGTCTGGGTGGGAGAGAGCATATGGGTAAGCAGAATGCATCAAATTGCCATTTAAATCTTTGCACTTCCGTCTTCTGAAATCTCATCTTGCTTGTCTACATTGCTGTTCCCGATTACTTGTTTCCTGTTCTTTCCAATTTTCAATTAAAAGACCTTAATTCTAGGCAAAATTAATCATGTATTTTTTTGTGGAAGGGTGAAAGAGGCAATATGCAACCTATAGATTGTATTTTGCTATGTAATACATAACGTTTTTTTCCTGATACTTGAATAAATTTGTCTAATTATCGTTCTTATTTTAAGAGCAAacacttttttgtatttgtactTTATCATAGTTTTACTGCTGTCTAAAAGAGATCTGACTGTGTGGATAGGATGCGATTcttttccaaaatgcattttaatgtatACTTCTCTTCATGCTATCAGAGTTCAGAGGATGCTGATAGGATACAGATTGTTCTGTGTTCATAGCATGGCTGGCTTAAGGGAAATTGTTTCCTAATGTGCAGTTTTGTAACCATAGGAGTTCACTATGGTTAATTTGGCAGCTCCAGAAAACCCCATTCTAGTCCACTTGATGAAATTATTTAATTCAGCTTTAAATGTCTAGTTCATAATGGTGtggaattttttaaataatttttgggCACATGAAATGACTTGCTAATaattcttcatagatttttgttttgctagaaatacttctcttgttttttgttttaaagattgcCAACGCTCCTGATAGCAGAATGTGTGCTGGTTTACATGACGCCACAACAATCTGCAAATCTTTTGAAGTGGGCAGCAAGCACTTTTCCAGTGGCAATGTTTATAAATTATGAGCAGGTAaaacaaaaatgacatttttagagCTGCATTATTGTCGTAAGAATTGCTTTTGAAATTGGGAGTTCTGCCTGTAAAATAAGAGTAGGCTATATCCTTTTCTATAGGCAATGGTTCTGCTGGAGTTCTTTGGTAATGTGTCTTATTTTGTAGAACTGTTAGCTCATTATGTATATTCATGCAAGGAATATACAGTTTTTCTGAAGGATGATTGCTAGGCCATCTTGAACTAAAAGAACTGAGACTTAATGCGTTTATGAAGAAAACTGTAAAATGTTGTTTTAGAtaagacaaagtaaaaaaaatgaTGCTCAATGTTAAATATGAGTTTATAGCATTAGAGTTCTTGGGTAAAGTGGAGCAAAAATCACCGCAGCATGAACTGAACTTTTCTGTATGGAAGTGAAAAACCACCTCAGGGGAATTGGGTAGCTCTAGGAATTGGTAACAGAATCTTCCATATTCTAAATCACTGCTAGAGATCTAAACCAAGCCGCTGACAACCTAAAGCAGAGTCAATCTTCAGTTCCCAGTACATAGTTCCTGTGTTCATAAAGGAAATGGTATTGTCACTAAAAGCATTAAACTGGCAGTCCCCTTGCAAAAGTGACATAGCTAAGGAGGCTGTGGCGGTGGGAAATGAGACCTGGTGGGAGAATATATGAAACTTGCTTTAATGTTATCCTGCACATTTTATAGCATAGGCGATTAGAGTTTAACCAAGTTACCCCTTTCCACTGTGATTACATTCTTTTCAAAAAGGGGAAACACTTTTTGTCTCATTCTCTATCTGAGGTGAATATGACAGATCGGTTTGGACAGATCATGATTGAGAACTTGCAGAGAAGACAGTGTAACCTGGCCGGAGTGGAAGTCTGCAAATCCTTAGACTCTCAGGTAAAGAGGCACAGAACTTGGTGTGTTTGATATTAAATTTAATATGTCTGCAAACTGCAAGGCTCCAAACACTGACGAGAGCAGATTTTGGATGGGGCAGCTGCTATTTACTGAAAACCTTTCCCATCCACATTATGATCATTCCTTGCTATTAATGCCATGGTTGCTAGATATCACCTGGCTTTTGTAATTGTACAAGAACTGCACTAGATCAGAGCACAGCTCCATCTAGCCCGCTGTACTCTTAGTGGTTAGCAGATGCTTAGAGAAGACTGTAGAGTTCTTCAATGAACAGGTCAAGTAGATGGCCTACAAAATCCTTGGGGCAAAAACTGGTTTCTCTGAAAACTgtgctgcttgtttgttttacagagGGAACGATTGCTGTTAAATGGCTGGGAAACTGCACATGCCATTGATATGATGAAAGTGTACAGCTTTTTGCCACAGGCTGATGTGAAAAGGTATTGCTGATAGCTTGCTTGCAGTCAAAAATCATCTTCAGATGCCATTTCTAACATAATTCATGTCGATAAGTAGTATGGGATCCCCTACTGTATCAGAAGGGAGGCTGTGTACAGATGCTGGCTAGCTAGGTGGAACATGGCTGAGTCCTAAGTTCCTGCAGAACCTTAAGGATAGTGCCTGGAGCAACATTAACTATCCAGAAGGTTTTCTCGCTACAGGAGTAGATTGGCAGTGGTGATTTATTTGGGTGAGATATAAAGCAGGTTGGGACAGAAGTTTGCAGATAGACGCTACAGAAAAGCTATGTTGAGTTTTTACAGTACCTAAGATGTTTCTTGTGAACATCCAGCCTCCACAGCACTAGGAGAGTACTAAAATACTCAGAACAGGCAGCTGCTTTTCATGTCCCCAAGGGAGTGACAGCCAGGTGTTTGCTCTAGGCTCACTGGCCTGGGTAACACTACTTACCCATTTGCTTTTTTACTACAAGTGGGTGGAAAATGGCCCATCTTGCTGCTCTTTACCTTCTTCCTTGGCAGAATATTTAGATAACTAGCCAAGGCAGGGCAGTAATCTAGTGCTATGACCTATTAAGTTAAGAGGTAGAGAGAGGTATGCGCAACAACGGTGCAGCTGTCTCATTACAGATTGTGTCTTCTGTTCATATTGTGTTTATAAGCTAGAGAGCTGAGTTTGTAGACAGAGCTTAGTACATAGAGTATAACTAAAGGCATTAATCATATTTCCTGCCTTCATTAGAAGATACAAAGCATTGCCTTCAATGTTCGGCTTTTACTATGTTGATCTACCCAAGGGAGGCGTTTCTTAGCTGAATGGCCGAATGGTTGCTTCACACAAATGAAAGCTGATTAAAATAGGCTTCCTGTGATAATTCATTTTCCAAATGAAGTCCTTGTTTTCATTGTCATCTGTTGGTTTatcataaaatatttctgtgcatgTGAGTGTTAAGTAAttctgcattgattttttttgttaattttttagcATTAAAGAAGAACTAAAAAGGGGGGGGATTGTTTTTAATGAGTAACTTCCTAGGTATTTAATATGAAGCGTAAATCACTACGAGTCACCCATTAACTATAGTTTGAATTAGTCAAACAACTTACCTTGATCAAAATGAATATTTGCATATGGGGATTTCTCAAACCATGCAACTGAACGGGTGAGACTGAAAATCACTGGTTATTTAAATAGGAGAGATGACTATGGGATTTTACCATATGGCACTTGTGGAGAAACATAGTTGGTACTCTTTTGCAGCATTTTAAACTGTTATATCTGTTCATCTCCTTCTACTTGTTCCTGATGCCAATAAATAGGTTATGTAAATTCTGTCCTTCAGTATTAATATGAGGGAAATAATGCTTTCTATTTATAAAACATCTTTGACCCACAGTTCTTTTGCAGCTCTTGTACCTCTGTGGGTATGTTTACAAACTGATGCACCTAAGCTgctctcttgatccacagcctttcaaagtgTTTAGTGTGGAAAATAAACACTCTGATATTCAAGTAACCTAGAGAGAGGGAGGAATGTGCCAGGTTAAACTTTTTAAAGCAAGGACAGCTTGGGAGAAGTAGGGTTTACTATGATTTGTTTGGTGCAAGGCATTAAAATATCTTGTATCAAGATTTCTAGATAGGGACCATTTTTGGAGAAAATTCCTCGGGCCTTATATGTATCATTTGGTCTGTACTTCGTGAGCTCATGTGGGAGAGTTGTTAGGAGCTGCACTGGTCTACCAAGAAAGCCCCACCATTCTTCCAAGACGTGATACGGACTTGTTGCAATTGTCTGGAGAAAGTATTATCTTAAACCGTTCCTGTTATACTTTGCTAAAGATTAATCTCCTTCTGTTAGGCTATACTACTGTGTCTACATAAATCCAACAAGACCAGATAGATGTAGTAAAAGGAGTTAGAAAAGAAATATGGGTATTCATGAGAAGTTATGCAAATTATTTCTGGAACACAGAATTCCGTGGATTAGAAGCTGAAAACATCTTGTGGCTCACTAGTTTAATACATCGACAACAAAGGCTAGGAGCAGTGGTATTTTCATTATGGGCATGTACCTGTATTCATTTACTACAAAGATAACTCTCTGGCGCTACTAATGTTTCATATCTTCCGCTCCTCTGGAGTAAAGATGTGTATGTTATGAAACTGTACTGAGACTTCAATTTAAAatcacaatttttattttatcccTACAGAATAGAAGGACTTGAATTCCTAGATGAAAAGGAACTCTTTGAACAACTAATGCAGCACTACTGCATCTGCTGGGCTTCAAAAGACAGCAGTAATCTGGGTAATGTTCTCCAAGGTCTAGAAGGTGACCCTTCACGTTGAAaacttatgtggaaagactgggACTATGTACACTAGATGTATGATAGAAATATCCTGTAGCAGAAATGGGGTCTGCTTCTCTGTTGTTGGGGCTGTGAACACCTCCCTGGCAGTGACACATGGCTGTTTCTTCCACAACCTTCTGAGGGTTTGTATAGGCATCTGAATTGCCCAACTAGAAGCCTGTCCAGTACAGGGGAGTTGATTTTTACGCTAAAAGATGCTGTATGAGTTACTTTAACTGCCTGCTTTATAGTATCCATGCTAACTGAAAGGTTTACAAATCCTGTGTGTGTGAAGCACCATAAGGACATACAATATATAAAATCAGTGtcctaacaacaacaaaatttatATTACTTAGCCCAGTCTTATCCTTCTGCACTGTCCCTGTTTACTTCTAACTAAAAGATTGATGTTTTCCATGCTACTTGTTCCTGGAGGGAAATAATTCTTGAGTTAACTCTTAAATGTTCCTTTTGTTCTTAAAATTCTGTCTCTCCTAGACTGGAATTTCTTTGGTACAAAGACTTGATTAATGCTTTAGGCAGCATCATGTATGATGCTGCTgtttaagaaatattaaaatcaaGAGTTGTGGTTTGGGTAAAGGATGGATGTTTGCAGCCATTATTGTCAAGAGTTAGAAAGACGACTGTTGTAGGCAGTTTATTGC
This region of Apteryx mantelli isolate bAptMan1 chromosome 16, bAptMan1.hap1, whole genome shotgun sequence genomic DNA includes:
- the LCMT1 gene encoding leucine carboxyl methyltransferase 1 isoform X1, coding for MAAAARDHLPAAGLDEADEAVRGTCEDASVCKRFAVSVGYWKDPYIQYFVRQAKERKAPEINRGYYARVHGVSYLLKAFLKKTECNCQIVNLGAGMDTLFWRLKDENLLPRKYFEVDFPMIVARKIHNIKSKPPLSKPIMESHSGESLLIDSHSLDSSRYSIIGGDLRFSSDLEEKLKKHNLDIQLPTLLIAECVLVYMTPQQSANLLKWAASTFPVAMFINYEQVNMTDRFGQIMIENLQRRQCNLAGVEVCKSLDSQRERLLLNGWETAHAIDMMKVYSFLPQADVKRIEGLEFLDEKELFEQLMQHYCICWASKDSSNLGNVLQGLEGLASITF
- the LCMT1 gene encoding leucine carboxyl methyltransferase 1 isoform X2; the protein is MAAAARDHLPAAGLDEADEAVRGTCEDASVCKRFAVSVGYWKDPYIQYFVRQAKERKAPEINRGYYARVHGVSYLLKAFLKKTECNCQIVNLGAGMDTLFWRLKDENLLPRKYFEVDFPMIVARKIHNIKSKPPLSKPIMESHSGESLLIDSHSLDSSRYSIIGGDLRFSSDLEEKLKKHNLDIQLPTLLIAECVLVYMTPQQSANLLKWAASTFPVAMFINYEQVNMTDRFGQIMIENLQRRQCNLAGVEVCKSLDSQRERLLLNGWETAHAIDMMKVYSFLPQADVKRIEGLEFLDEKELFEQLMQHYCICWASKDSSNLGLASITF